ATGCCATCCTCCACGTGGTGCGGTGCTTCGAGGACCCGGAGGTGGCGCACCCCACCGGAACCGTGGACGTCCGCCGCGACATCGAGATCGTGGAGGCCGAGCTTCTGCTCAAGGACCTGGAGACCCTGGACCGACGGCGGGAGCGGCTGAGCAAGGTGGCGAGGGTCGGGGACAAGACGGCCCGGGCCCAGCTCGCGCTCCTGGAGCGGCTGATCGCCGCAGTGGGGGCCGGGACCCCGATCCGCAACCTCGACCTCTCCACGGACGAGCTGGCCCTGGTGAGGGACCTCGCCCCCCTCACGGCGAAACCCGTCTTGTACGTGGCCAACGTCGGCGACGCCGGCGAAAACGAGCACTCCCAGGAGGTGGCCGCGGTCGCCCGGGAGACGGGGGCGGGATGGGTGGTCGTCCGCGGCCGCCTCGAGGCCGAGGTGGCCGAGGCGTGTTCGGACGAGGGGGAGCGGCGGGCGTTCCTCGCCGAGTACGGCCTGACCGAATCGGCCCTGGTGCGCCTGGTGCGGGCTGCGTACACGCTCCTTTCCGTGATCACGTTCTACACCGTGGAGGGGCCGGAGGTGCGGGCGTGGACGGTCCCCCAGGGGGCGAAGGCCCCGGACGCCGGTGCCGCCATCCATACCGACTTCCGTGACCGGTTCGTGCTTGCCGAGGTGATGCGGCTCGACGACCTTCTCGCCCTCGGATCGGAACGTGCCCTTAGGGAGAGGGGCAAGGTCCAGCGGGCGGGGCGGGACTACATCGTCCAGGATGGGGACGTGATCCACTTCATCTGCGCCTGATGGCCACCCTCGCCCTTCTCCTCGCCACCGTGGTCTGGG
This sequence is a window from Candidatus Acetothermia bacterium. Protein-coding genes within it:
- the ychF gene encoding redox-regulated ATPase YchF; the encoded protein is MSRSFGLVGLPNAGKSTIFNALTAAGAKVEAYPFCTIDPNHGVAAVPDERLDRLHALFPVKRKVPTTIEVVDIAGLVQGAAHGEGLGNQFLAEIRGVDAILHVVRCFEDPEVAHPTGTVDVRRDIEIVEAELLLKDLETLDRRRERLSKVARVGDKTARAQLALLERLIAAVGAGTPIRNLDLSTDELALVRDLAPLTAKPVLYVANVGDAGENEHSQEVAAVARETGAGWVVVRGRLEAEVAEACSDEGERRAFLAEYGLTESALVRLVRAAYTLLSVITFYTVEGPEVRAWTVPQGAKAPDAGAAIHTDFRDRFVLAEVMRLDDLLALGSERALRERGKVQRAGRDYIVQDGDVIHFICA